One window of Planctomycetia bacterium genomic DNA carries:
- a CDS encoding leucyl/phenylalanyl-tRNA--protein transferase, with translation MPRRGSTWRPRRRLVRNVTKLPPSLLISAYLQGVFPMGVDGELHWFSPDPRAIVPLDAFHVSKTLAQTIRRQPFEIRIDGAFREVVLACADRPEGTWITAEIVKAYTELNRLGFAHSVEAWHNDSLVGGLYGVSIGGAFFGESMFHRRRDASKVALAHLVECLRSRGFALLDIQFMTAHLKRFGAVEIPRDDYLKLLRKAVAAPVSFV, from the coding sequence ATGCCGAGGCGAGGGTCAACATGGCGCCCTCGGCGACGACTCGTGCGCAACGTGACCAAGCTGCCCCCTTCTTTGCTGATTTCCGCCTACTTGCAGGGCGTCTTCCCGATGGGCGTCGACGGCGAGCTGCATTGGTTCTCGCCTGATCCTCGGGCTATCGTGCCACTCGACGCGTTTCACGTCTCCAAGACACTTGCCCAGACGATTCGGCGGCAGCCGTTCGAGATCAGGATCGACGGCGCATTTCGGGAGGTCGTCCTGGCCTGCGCGGATCGGCCGGAGGGGACATGGATCACCGCCGAGATCGTGAAGGCCTATACGGAGTTAAACCGGCTGGGGTTTGCTCACAGCGTGGAGGCCTGGCACAACGATTCACTCGTCGGCGGACTGTACGGCGTCTCAATCGGCGGGGCCTTCTTCGGCGAGAGCATGTTTCACCGCCGGCGCGATGCGAGCAAGGTGGCGCTTGCCCATCTTGTCGAATGCCTGCGCTCGCGCGGGTTCGCGCTCTTGGACATTCAATTCATGACCGCGCATCTCAAGAGATTTGGAGCCGTCGAGATACCACGAGATGACTATTTGAAGCTGCTCCGCAAGGCCGTCGCAGCACCGGTTTCATTCGTTTAG
- the folP gene encoding dihydropteroate synthase, which translates to MNLTRRILNTRHGPLEFGGRCLVMGILNVTPDSFSDGGEFLETEAAIMHGRRLLSEGADILDIGAESTRPGSEGEDDEVQIDRVVGVIKGLRTAGVRQPISIDTRSASVAAAALDVGADMLNDVSGIRHDPQMPDLLRRSGVPFVVMHMQGTPATMQRSPHYTDIVAEVAAFFSETADRLARAGVDCSNMLIDPGIGFGKTTEHNLSLLSSLSRLAGPWPLLVGVSRKRFISELMGDDRMELRDAGTAAVVLACGLTGADMVRVHDVGTCRRLIDAMGPRTIDG; encoded by the coding sequence ATGAATCTTACGCGGCGGATACTCAACACGCGACACGGCCCCCTCGAATTCGGCGGGCGGTGTCTCGTCATGGGTATCCTGAACGTGACGCCGGACAGCTTCAGCGACGGCGGAGAGTTTCTCGAAACCGAGGCCGCGATCATGCACGGCCGCAGGCTGCTTTCCGAGGGCGCCGACATCCTCGATATCGGCGCCGAATCCACAAGGCCCGGCTCGGAGGGAGAGGATGACGAGGTTCAGATCGACCGGGTCGTCGGGGTTATCAAGGGTCTTCGAACGGCCGGCGTTCGTCAGCCAATCTCCATTGACACGCGCTCGGCGTCCGTCGCCGCCGCGGCGCTTGATGTCGGGGCCGACATGCTCAACGACGTGTCCGGCATTCGGCACGATCCGCAGATGCCGGATCTGCTGAGGCGGTCCGGTGTGCCATTTGTTGTCATGCACATGCAGGGAACTCCGGCGACGATGCAGCGGTCTCCACATTACACCGATATCGTTGCAGAGGTCGCCGCATTTTTCTCGGAGACCGCCGATCGGCTTGCTCGCGCCGGCGTCGATTGTTCCAACATGTTGATCGACCCGGGAATCGGCTTTGGCAAGACCACTGAGCACAACTTGTCGCTGCTCAGTTCATTATCAAGGCTGGCCGGGCCTTGGCCGCTTCTCGTTGGAGTCTCGCGCAAGCGATTCATCAGTGAGTTGATGGGCGACGATCGCATGGAATTGCGAGACGCCGGCACAGCGGCGGTCGTCCTGGCCTGCGGATTGACCGGCGCAGACATGGTTCGCGTCCACGACGTTGGGACATGTCGACGGCTCATCGACGCGATGGGCCCTCGTACAATCGACGGGTGA